A DNA window from Coffea arabica cultivar ET-39 chromosome 6c, Coffea Arabica ET-39 HiFi, whole genome shotgun sequence contains the following coding sequences:
- the LOC140008636 gene encoding uncharacterized protein — protein sequence MALLWKEEVTIKEILMSAFTIEAHVEDQEANIDWWFIGLYASCDNQVRAGDFNDIVSNDEKWSGNWRDERSFKDFKEFINGNQMIDIGFEGHPWTWCNNWDVEGEIKQRLDRGLCNYSWYQTFDQVKCRHMETYASDHSMIMIDTRPRPGKRNKRFYFEKRWLKREDIREVIRTAWELQTEGSRMFQVTKKIRNCRVALLKWKNSFQANSRGKIDQIKRQMSELKESDISARKGSIAMLKGKLKEAYREEEVYWSHKSRIQWLREGDKNTKFFHATVKGRRRRNRMNKLQREDGSWTESEDELSYEIADYYRKLLTSSGEGDLTEVLEGISNTITVEMNENLIKPVEEEEIKFALFSMSPEKAPGADEGFSSLLRQAAGNKRISGMRICRQGPSLTHLFFADDSLIFCKANEQQATELMRVLQVYATGSGQLINLDKSSILFSKNMCPHKKHQICQIMGNMQQVWRILTNPNLLVSKVMKAKYFPRSSIFECKIPNNASWIWRGLMAARKVVKQGVRKRVSNGRSTQIWEDRWIPDATNGRVTTMKQWDSRLHKVEDLIIQKRWNRNLVFQYFNKEDAERILSIPISLAGREDSYFWIHGEDGRYSVSSGYKVLVSNKERSQEESQREKVWGRSRDGRAFATELQRNKTYLAHCPNPIGRFGRLEMT from the exons ATGGCTCTTTTATGGAAAGAAGAAGTGACAATAAAAGAGATTCTGATGTCTGCCTTTACCATTGAGGCACATGTGGAGGACCAAGAAGCTAACATTGACTGGTGGTTCATTGGTCTTTATGCGAGCTGTGATAACCAGGTGAGAG CTGGTGACTTTAATGATATCGTctcaaatgatgaaaaatggagtggAAATTGGAGGGATGAAAGAAGCTTTAAGGATTTTAAAGAGTTCATCAATGGAAACCAGATGATTGATATTGGATTTGAAGGTCACCCGTGGACATGGTGTAACAACTGGGATGTTGAAGGTGAAATTAAACAAAGGTTGGACAGGGGGCTATGCAATTATTCATGGTATCAGACTTTCGATCAAGTCAAGTGCAGACATATGGAGACCTACGCTTCAGATCACAGCATGATCATGATAGACACACGTCCAAGGCCAGGTAAGAGGAATAAGAGATTCTATTTTGAAAAGAGATGGCTAAAAAGAGAGGACATTCGAGAGGTTATCAGGACTGCATGGGAATTGCAAACTGAAGGATCAAGAATGTTCcaagtgacaaaaaaaattaggaaCTGCAGAGTGGCTCtactgaaatggaaaaattcCTTCCAAGCAAACTCAAGAGGAAAGATAGATCAGATTAAGAGGCAAATGAGCGAGCTAAAGGAAAGCGATATCAGTGCCAGGAAAGGCAGCATAGCCATGCTAAAGGGGAAACTAAAGGAAGCTTATAGGGAAGAGGAAGTGTATTGGTCACATAAATCAAGAATACAGTGGCTCAGGGAGGGTGACAAGAACACAAAATTCTTCCATGCAACTGTGAAaggaaggaggaggagaaaTAGGATGAATAAGTTGCAAAGAGAAGATGGATCATGGACTGAGAGTGAGGACGAGCTCAGCTATGAGATTGCCGACTATTATAGGAAACTCTTGACCAGCAGTGGAGAGGGGGACTTAACTGAGGTACTTGAGGGTATATCAAACACTATCACAGTggaaatgaatgaaaacctcATTAAACCTGTGGAGGAAGAGGAGATTAAATTTGCTCTTTTCTCAATGAGTCCTGAAAAGGCCCCTGGGGCTGATG AAGGGTTCTCAAGCCTTCTCAGACAGGCAGCAGGGAACAAGAGGATATCAGGAATGAGAATTTGCAGGCAGGGACCAAGTCTTACTCATTTGTTCTTTGCAGATGATTCCCTAATCTTCTGCAAAGCAAACGAGCAGCAAGCAACAGAACTGATGAGGGTGCTGCAAGTGTACGCAACTGGCTCAGGTCAACTGATAAACCTTGACAAGTCCTCCATACTCTTCAGCAAAAATATGTGTCCACATAAGAAGCATCAGATCTGCCAAATTATGGGAAACATGCAACAG GTGTGGAGGATTCTTACAAATCCAAATCTCCTTGTCAGTAAAGTTATGAAGGCCAAATATTTTCCCAGGAGCTCCATATTTGAGTGCAAAATTCCAAACAATGCATCTTGGATATGGAGGGGCCTAATGGCAGCAAGGAAAGTAGTGAAACAAGGGGTTAGAAAGAGAGTAAGCAACGGGAGGAGCACACAAATATGGGAAGACAGATGGATCCCAGATGCTACCAATGGAAGAGTGACAACTATGAAACAATGGGATAGCAGACTGCATAAGGTGGAAGACCTGATAATTCAGAAGAGATGGAACAGAAACTTGGTATTCCAGTATTTTAATAAAGAGGACGCAGAACGAATCCTGAGCATTCCAATAAGTCTCGCAGGAAGAGAGGATAGCTATTTCTGGATACACGGTGAAGATGGAAGATACTCAGTCAGTTCTGGGTACAAGGTGTTGGTATCCAATAAAGAAAGGTCACAAGAAGAAAGTCAGAGGGAG AAGGTGTGGGGAAGAAGTAGAGACGGTAGAGCATTTGCTACTGAACTACAGAGAAACAAAACATATCTGGCACATTGCCCCAATCCAATAGGACG ATTTGGAAGGCTAGAAATGACATGA
- the LOC113692506 gene encoding pentatricopeptide repeat-containing protein At4g04370-like, translating into MNNKVRPHIFRTLMPPPPLQLPPSATATAATKSFNSKLNRLSSVGEPHQVLWTYISMLKSCVAPDSFTYSSLLKACTALNLQSQGLCFHQHVIVNGFSSDPYIATSLITLYSKLGHISSARKVFDAMPVRDIVPWTAIVGSYSRAGDIDSAFFMYKKMQYEGIKPSAVTVLNMLSGISESDQLKCLHPSVVKCGLEFNVALINGMLNVYGKCGRVEDARNLFELMNDKDLVSWNSLISVYALVGNMSEILELLDRMRISGMEPDQQTFTSLIPTIAKEDNIRLGKAVHGQILSAGLGSSAHVETALMGMYLKQSNVNDAHRIFDTAKEKDVVMWTTMISGLVQNERADKALEVFRLMLISGVMPSSATLASAIAACAQLVSYKLGTSLHGYIMRQNIAVDVPFQNALVTMYAKCGYLDQSFVVFQMMQERDVVSWNAIVAANAQNGKLREAFCLFNEMRTALIKPDSVSVVCLLQACASIGAYQQGKWIHTFVIRSCLGPCIRIDTALVDMYCKCGNLAIARKCFDNMPQHDIVSWSTIIAGYGSHGQGETALEMYSRCLRDGFKPNPTIFLSILYACSHNGLIDQGIRLFESMINDFRIEPEFEHNGCIVDLLCRAGRVEDAYDFYKKMFPEPMADVLGIILDACRTKRKTELADTVAKEISLLKPVDPGKYVQLAHNYASMADWDGVGEAWGQMKSLGLKKVPGWSFIELHGTIMTFFRGHVCHPQYDDVVLVTNNLSKEIRELLLSPNHEDFMVEVT; encoded by the coding sequence ATGAACAACAAAGTTAGACCCCATATTTTTCGTACTTTAATGCCACCGCCACCCCTACAACTTCCACCCTCCGCCACGGCAACTGCAGCTACCAAGTCATTTAACTCGAAACTAAACCGGCTTTCCTCGGTAGGAGAACCCCACCAAGTTCTCTGGACTTATATATCAATGCTGAAATCCTGTGTTGCTCCAGACTCCTTTACTTATTCGAGTCTCCTTAAAGCCTGCACTGCGCTTAACCTTCAATCTCAAGGACTCTGTTTCCACCAACATGTTATCGTTAATGGGTTCTCTTCAGATCCTTATATTGCAACTTCTTTGATAACTTTATATTCAAAATTAGGACATATTAGCAGTGCTCGAAAAGTGTTTGATGCAATGCCTGTGAGAGATATTGTTCCGTGGACTGCTATCGTCGGGAGTTATTCACGAGCTGGTGATATTGATTCTGCGTTCTTTATGTATAAAAAAATGCAATATGAAGGAATAAAACCCAGCGCTGTTACTGTTCTAAATATGCTTTCTGGGATTTCAGAGAGTGATCAGCTGAAATGTTTACATCCTTCAGTGGTGAAGTGTGGACTTGAGTTTAACGTAGCTCTGATCAATGGCATGTTGAACGTGTATGGGAAATGTGGAAGAGTAGAAGATGctagaaacttgtttgaattaatgaaCGACAAAGATCTTGTTTCATGGAATTCTTTGATTTCAGTTTATGCTTTAGTTGGGAATATGAGTGAGATTTTAGAGCTTTTAGATAGGATGAGAATTTCTGGTATGGAACCTGATCAACAGACTTTTACATCATTGATTCCTACAATTGCTAAAGAGGATAATATCAGATTGGGAAAAGCAGTACATGGACAGATACTCTCTGCTGGTCTTGGATCAAGTGCCCATGTTGAAACCGCATTGATGGGAATGTATCTGAAACAAAGCAATGTGAACGATGCGCACAGAATTTTTGAcacagcaaaagaaaaggatgTGGTTATGTGGACAACAATGATATCAGGGCTTGTACAGAATGAGCGTGCTGATAAAGCATTGGAAGTCTTTAGGCTGATGTTAATTTCTGGAGTGATGCCATCCAGTGCTACATTGGCGAGTGCTATTGCAGCTTGTGCTCAGTTGGTGTCATATAAGCTGGGGACTTCACTTCATGGCTATATCATGAGGCAAAATATAGCTGTTGATGTTCCTTTCCAAAATGCACTTGTTACTATGTATGCGAAGTGTGGCTACCTAGATCAAAGTTTTGTGGTTTTTCAGATGATGCAGGAAAGAGATGTTGTATCCTGGAATGCAATTGTTGCTGCTAATGCTCAAAATGGGAAATTAAGAGAAGCGTTCTGTTTGTTTAATGAAATGAGAACAGCTCTTATAAAGCCTGATTCAGTCAGTGTTGTCTGTCTTCTTCAAGCTTGTGCTTCTATAGGGGCATACCAGCAAGGGAAGTGGATTCACACCTTTGTCATTAGAAGCTGTCTTGGGCCATGCATTAGGATTGACACAGCTTTGGTTGATATGTATTGTAAATGCGGTAACTTGGCTATTGCTAGGAAGTGTTTTGATAACATGCCACAGCATGACATTGTTTCGTGGAGTACAATTATTGCGGGTTATGGTAGTCATGGCCAAGGAGAAACTGCTTTGGAGATGTACTCAAGGTGTCTGCGAGATGGATTCAAGCCAAACCCTACTATTTTCTTATCCATTCTCTATGCCTGCAGCCATAATGGGCTTATTGACCAGGGAATAAGGTTGTTTGAGTCTATGATAAATGATTTCCGGATTGAACCTGAATTTGAGCACAATGGGTGCATTGTTGATCTCCTTTGCCGAGCAGGTAGGGTAGAAGATGCCTATGACTTTTATAAGAAAATGTTTCCTGAACCAATGGCTGATGTTTTGGGCATTATACTTGATGCATGTCGAACAAAAAGAAAGACGGAGCTTGCTGATACTGTTGCAAAAGAAATTTCACTTCTGAAGCCTGTAGATCCTGGAAAATATGTGCAATTGGCACACAACTATGCTTCAATGGCCGATTGGGATGGTGTAGGTGAAGCTTGGGGCCAGATGAAATCTCTTGGTTTGAAAAAGGTTCCAGGTTGGAGTTTCATTGAATTGCATGGAACAATCATGACATTTTTCAGAGGCCACGTTTGTCATCCCCAATATGATGATGTAGTGTTGGTTACAAACAATTTGAGCAAGGAAATCAGAGAACTATTATTAAGTCCAAACCATGAAGACTTCATGGTAGAAGTTACATAA
- the LOC113692521 gene encoding BTB/POZ domain-containing protein At2g24240-like, with protein MGIQKDRVRFNVGGKIFDTSATTLANAGRNSLFGAMFDENWDLQSGHSTTEHFIDRNPDYFAVLLDLLRTGELYLPSNMSEKQLYREALFYGILDHVRSAKWGPFDGNRLRLARSVTGRAPGDGTAIRAGPDGGCCVAHGSMVHVYDWMLEVHPPINLDYQRVNDAGWIDPESIVISACERFGTGDGGMGLFSASTGERRYKFHVSHENQVKSYTAGALSFSPDYKLFSSCKGRSNEYGIGVWDQVTGKQIDFFYEPPGWSLGEADKLQWLHGNNCLLVATLFPRKDNCYIGLLDFRDKSMPWSWSDVGAPITDEKRVRDAIAMEESSSVCVVNEYEDLGFMDLRRAAGSVRWSSRSRLMKGKMPDEPCYPKLALHEGQLFSSMNDSISVFCGQDWVLTSRLRRTYGGSICDFSIGGDRLFALHSEENVFDIWETPSPPII; from the coding sequence ATGGGAATTCAGAAGGATAGGGTGAGATTTAATGTTGGTGGAAAAATCTTTGACACTTCAGCCACAACCCTGGCGAATGCTGGCCGAAATTCTCTCTTTGGAGCTATGTTTGATGAGAATTGGGACCTCCAATCTGGTCATTCCACCACGGAGCACTTCATTGATCGAAATCCAGACTATTTTGCAGTTCTTCTTGACCTTCTCAGGACAGGGGAATTGTATCTTCCGTCAAACATGTCTGAGAAACAGTTATACAGAGAGGCTCTGTTTTATGGCATTTTGGACCACGTCAGGTCTGCTAAGTGGGGTCCGTTCGATGGAAACAGGCTCCGATTAGCCCGGTCAGTAACTGGCCGGGCACCGGGCGATGGGACTGCTATCAGGGCTGGTCCAGATGGTGGCTGTTGTGTGGCTCATGGTAGCATGGTTCATGTGTATGATTGGATGCTTGAAGTGCATCCTCCTATTAATCTTGATTATCAAAGAGTCAATGATGCAGGTTGGATTGATCCTGAGAGCATTGTAATCAGTGCTTGTGAGAGGTTTGGTACGGGAGATGGAGGCATGGGATTGTTCAGTGCATCCACGGGGGAACGAAGGTATAAATTTCATGTTAGTCATGAAAATCAAGTTAAGAGTTACACTGCTGGTGCATTGAGTTTTAGTCCAGATTATAAGTTGTTTTCTAGTTGTAAAGGTAGGAGCAATGAGTATGGGATTGGTGTTTGGGACCAAGTGACGGGGAAGCAGATTGACTTTTTCTATGAGCCACCTGGATGGTCACTCGGTGAAGCAGACAAACTACAATGGTTACATGGTAACAACTGCTTGTTGGTAGCAACTTTGTTTCCAAGAAAGGACAACTGTTACATTGGTTTGCTGGATTTCAGGGACAAAAGCATGCCTTGGTCCTGGTCTGATGTAGGGGCTCCAATTACGGATGAAAAGCGAGTTAGGGATGCAATAGCAATGGAGGAGAGTAGCTCCGTATGCGTGGTGAATGAATACGAGGACTTGGGGTTCATGGATTTGAGGAGGGCCGCTGGAAGTGTGAGATGGAGTTCAAGGAGCCGGCTGATGAAGGGGAAAATGCCCGATGAACCATGCTATCCAAAACTGGCGTTGCACGAAGGACAGCTATTTTCATCGATGAACGATAGCATCTCAGTGTTCTGTGGTCAAGATTGGGTGTTAACATCAAGGCTTCGACGAACTTATGGCGGttcaatttgtgatttttcCATAGGTGGTGATCGGCTTTTTGCCCTGCATAGCGAGGAAAATGTGTTTGATATATGGGAGACTCCATCTCCGCCTATCATATGA
- the LOC113692522 gene encoding omega-6 fatty acid desaturase, chloroplastic-like codes for MACRLAGSSFLLVGQQRRPIQNHKLSPLTCPGTFNLKWEDIFRGRNNQKRCLISLRHSRVVQAVAVPIAPSPADRREHRKQLSERYGFRQIGEPLPDNVTLKDIIETLPKKVFEIDDVKAWKSVLISATSYALGLFMIAKTPWYLLPLAWAWTGTAVTGFFVIGHDCAHKSFSKNKLVEDIIGTLAFLPLIYPYEPWRFKHDRHHAKTNMLQEDTAWHPVAKEEFDSSPVLRKAIIYGYGPFRPWMSIAHWLIWHFDLKKFRPSEVHRVKISLACVFAFMAVGWPLIIYKTGIIGWINFWLMPWLGYHFWMSTFTMVHHTAPHIPFKDSDEWNAAQAQLNGTVHCDYPKWIEILCHNINVHIPHHISSRIPSYNLRAAHQSLQENWGKYLNEAAWNWRLMKTILTMCHVYNKEQNYIAFDEIAPEESQPIKFLKKVMPDYA; via the exons ATGGCTTGCAGACTTGCAGGCTCCAGCTTCCTTCTTGTG GGTCAACAAAGGAGGCCAATTCAGAACCATAAATTGTCCCCACTTACTTGTCCTG GCACATTTAATTTGAAGTGGGAAGATATATTTCGTGGAAGAAACAACCAGAAAAGATGTTTAATTTCTTTGAGACACAGTAGGGTTGTACAAGCTGTGGCAGTCCCAATAGCTCCATCTCCGGCAGACAGAAGAGAGCATAGGAAACAATTATCTGAAAGATATGGTTTTCGACAGATTGGAGAGCCACTTCCAGATAATGTCACTCTGAAAGATATTATTGAAACCCTCCCAAAAAAG GTATTTGAGATAGATGATGTAAAAGCATGGAAGTCTGTCTTGATATCTGCAACATCCTATGCCTTGGGACTCTTCATGATTGCTAAAACACCATGGTATCTACTTCCCCTGGCTTGGGCTTGGACAGGAACTGCAGTTACTGGG TTCTTTGTTATAGGACATGATTGTGCGCACAAATCATTCTCGAAGAACAAGCTAGTGGAAGATATCATTGGAACTCTGGCCTTCTTGCCACTGATTTACCCATACGAGCCATGGCGTTTTAAGCATGATAGGCATCATGCAAAAACAAACAT GCTGCAAGAAGATACAGCTTGGCATCCTGTTGCAAAAGAAGAATTTGACTCAAGCCCAGTCCTAAGGAAAGCAATCATATACGGATATGGACCATTTCGACCTTGGATGTCTATAGCTCACTG GTTAATCTGGCACTTTGACTTGAAGAAGTTCAGACCAAGTGAAGTGCACAGGGTGAAGATAAGCTTGGCTTGTGTATTTGCTTTTATGGCTGTTGGATGGCCGCTGATAATATACAAGACAGGGATCATTGGATGgattaatttttggttaatgcCATGGTTGGGTTATCACTTTTGG ATGAGCACTTTCACAATGGTGCATCACACAGCTCCTCATATACCTTTCAAAGACTCAGATGAGTGGAATGCAGCTCAGGCCCAGCTTAATGGGACAGTGCACTGTGATTATCCTAAATG GATAGAAATCCTTTGTCATAATATCAATGTTCATATTCCCCATCACATTTCTTCACGGATACCAAGCTACAACTTGCGGGCAGCCCATCAGTCTTTGCAGGAGAACTGGGGCAAG TATCTGAATGAAGCTGCATGGAACTGGAGATTAATGAAGACCATATTGACAATGTGTCACGTTTATAATAAGGAGCAAAACTACATCGCCTTTGATGAAATCGCCCCTGAAGAGTCCCAGCCAATCAAGTTCCTTAAGAAAGTAATGCCAGATTATGCTTAA